A stretch of DNA from Methylogaea oryzae:
CAGCCCGTAGGTGTAGCGGCCCTTGGGGCGCCGTTGCGACAGGCGCATGGCGCCCCAGGCCAGCAGCAGGCCGAGCACGTCGGACAGGTTGTGGCCGGCGTCGGCCATCAAGGCGGTGGAGCGGGCGAGGACGCCGTAGCCGAACTCCACGGCGACGAAGCCGACGTTGAGCGCGGTGGCGACGGCGAAGGCGCGGCCGTGGCGGTTTTTGCCGCCGCCGTGGTGCCCGCAAGCGTGTCCGTGCTGATGGCCGTGGTGGTGGGCGCTCATGGCTTGCTGTCCCTCCCTAAGCGTTTCGGCAATAGGCCAGCAACAAGCGCCGGCAGTTGTCGATGGCGCCCAAATGGGCGATTTCGTAGCCGTGGGTGTTGTCGGCGGGGAAGCCGACGCAGGCGGCGCGCGGCACGTGGCCGTTTTTCATGGTGAGGGAGGCGTCGCTGCCGAACTGGCTCAGTATCGTATGCTGGCAGGGCACGCCCGCCCGCTGGGCCGCCGCCGCCAATTCCCGGTTCAGGTCTTCGTCGTAGAGGCCGTGGCTGTCCTGGGATACCAGCACCGGCGCCAGGTCCGAGCCGCAGGGGTATTCGCGGGACTTAGGGCTGATTTCCAGGGCGATGAGGGCGTCCGGCTTTTGCCGGGCGCTGAAATACATGGCGCCGATGGCGCCCACCTCTTCCTTGGCGGTGAACGCCAGGTAAACGTCCCAGGCCGGCTCCCGCAACTCCTCCGCCAACGTCAGCAACACCGCCGCCACGGCTTTGTCGTCCAGGGCGTAGCTGGCGATGTAGTCGCCCATCCTGAAAGGTTGCTTGCGGTGCTTGCCCACCACCATGCGGGTGCCGGGCCGTATCCCCGCGGAAGCGAGCGCCTCGG
This window harbors:
- a CDS encoding M42 family metallopeptidase, which gives rise to MGAERYDGLFEQIRELVLCHSPSGAEEEIDAFLLARLKALGVEHRQDDAGNIVARIPGRDPGRALAITAHKDEIGCIVKRVNPDGTVEVRKLGGSFPWVYGEGVVDLLGDTATVSGVLSFGSRHVSHESPQKVHEEQLPLKWENAWVETKRSAEALASAGIRPGTRMVVGKHRKQPFRMGDYIASYALDDKAVAAVLLTLAEELREPAWDVYLAFTAKEEVGAIGAMYFSARQKPDALIALEISPKSREYPCGSDLAPVLVSQDSHGLYDEDLNRELAAAAQRAGVPCQHTILSQFGSDASLTMKNGHVPRAACVGFPADNTHGYEIAHLGAIDNCRRLLLAYCRNA